The nucleotide window GCAATGGTGCCCCAGTTCCTGCTGGTGTTCCCCTTATGGCTCTTCTCCCTCCAAACAGTGGCTGGTTGCCTTCAATGTGACCGACGCTTCTTGGACTCTGTGGCAACCCTGCTGACGGAGACGTTGCCAGCAGACCTGCCTGACCGTGACACCCTAATAGAACGGCACATCCAGGCCTTGGCTGATCTGCACGGCACCTTCCTTCAAAAGACATATGAGCGAGTGTTGGGTGCGACCTGAGCAGAGAAGCatcagcagggatggaacagttggggtggggtggggagggatgtGGCATCATGATCATGAGGTTACTTTTGCAAATGTCTCTTTGCAGATGTCCGAGGGGTGATGTCTATCAAGTCCCACGTTATTAGTCAGTTACGTGGTATCAAGAGTAACAACACATGGaaaggtgaggagggaggagaggagctaGGTAGAGGGATTATATTTGAGAATGGGTTATAGGCATCTCCACCCTTTGCACACAAATCTCATAAAGCTATTAAGGTGGGGGAATCACCCAAATATTTAGGCTGTTCTCCTAAACCTTGAAGTCGTGATCCACTCCGCTCACTACTTAAGCCTGGGGTTACCGACATGATATGGTGGGTCCCTCAGATGCTTCCTCTTGATGCCTGCCAAGATCCCTGGTCCCCAAGGCACTGGAttatttttatttgggggggggcattacttgctttttttgtctgtgtttttttttttggtggggaagGTATTTTGCCTGTTTGGCGGAGGGAAGACTTCTGAGCAtagcagtttttcttctgtgaaatgggtcttttgtggtgtccacaacagtttcttagatttccaaatgtgccctctGGCCAGAAAGATTGGGGGGCTCTGACTTTACCCAAGATTAAAGTAAACCAGTtctatagctcaatggcagagatcATGCTTctcatgtggaaggtcccagatcAATCCCAGGCATCCCTAGGTAagcctgggaaagatccctgtctgaaaccctggagggcctcTGCCCATCAGTATAgaaataatgagctagatggactcagtataaggcaactgccTATGTTCCTTTGGGCAACTGGTAGTGGTGACCCATGAAGTCAAATGGATCTCACCAGCCATGTATAGCAGCCAACCAGGGACGCAACAAGCCTCAGCCTTTTTGTTCCTGCTTCGCACCAAAGGAACAGGGGTGTGCAGACCACATGCTGTGTGAACAGTATATGCCTGAAAGCTGGAATTCAGGGTCACAGGTCACAGGTCGTACAGGCTGAAGGAAGCCAAAGACAAATAACAAACTAACCCAGGAAAGATATTTTAATGAAAGCATTAATTCCAAGCATATTCTCCATCCTAAATGTATGCTAAATctagcatttttgttttgttttagtaggcttgttttgttttagtagtGCTGTGTCACAGTTAAAGGAACTGGAGTCCTGCCTGGGAAGGGGTGGGAGAAGGGAAAGTGGCAGATTTTCTTCTAGCATTTAACTCAAGGTCCTCCAACCTCGTCAGCCTGAAATTCTAATCCAGTGCCTTGGGAACTATTTCCCTCCACCCCCATGACTTCGCATTAAACTGTTTATCTTTCCTTAGGGGTCTTCATGTGGCAACTCTCCATGTATCAGCTCAGGGTGTCCCTGCGAAGCCACATGCAACAGACACTGGAGAAATTCGCCGACCTCGGTACCAATCCTGAAGGGAAGGGAAAGCAGCAGTGGAAGTCCTAGCGTTTCATGCTGTAACCTACTGCACTAATCTTCACTTCCCCTACTAGCAAGGAATCCTGGATccagggttgtagccaatggtGGGCCACAAATTTCTACCCCCAGATATAAGTTATTAGCCTCATACCCAGCATTgcttgggcctggcaaccaagaggtcttctgtatctttaaaagttgtgcaggaggaagggagaattccaccttgtggtttttcccattacagggttgcaagaacacctacacttggctgactttctcttctcctaaaggtacaggatcagtctcagaccatgaacctggcaaccctaaagtgcATGTGCACCCGCGGGCATCACATATGCAAATGTTTATAAGTGATGCCTAAGaagaaaacatataaataaaaatatacagctAAATAGAAAACAATAGCAAACACAAAAATGATGACTGCATACAAACGTTTGTGCattaaatattattaattaaGTGAGATTGGGGAATAAGAAAAAGAGTAGGCAAATTGCACCTactggggcagatccacaccatacatttaaagcacattattttccccaaagaatcttgggaactgtggttttccttcttacagagctacaaattcccagcagaCTTAACAACCACCGTTCCCATGATTcactgggggaagtcatgtgctttaaatgtatggtgtggataagCATAGCAGATTTAAAAGATGCATGTTGGTATTCAGGAGGTACATGCTTACTTGGAGGAAGAGCTTCAATATATGCTATAAAAGGGGAACTCAATTGCTGTTGCATGGGTATTCTGGAGTGTTGTCTGCCTAACTTGTTGATTTCTGAGTTAGCATGCACATAATTGTAAACTGAATACCAGTTAAGGAAGAGTCCCGCTGAGTTATAAGGCCTCTAAACCAGTCCTCTCTCTTTTCTTCCACTCTCACCCTACCCTTTAGCTTGTTCAGAGGATTGCAGTAAGTATCAGACCCCCCCATCCCCACGTTAATGTCACATCAGAACCCTTCCCCGAGCCTCCTGGATTGGAactggaggcaccccaaaggcccgTTTCCTAGTCTTCTTGATGTGCTTCTTCCCATAGCGGTGATTGAGGGCCCTGTCCTGGACTGCTGGACCTGCCTACGTATCGTCACCCAATGCTTCGATGGAGAGGTCTGCGGAGGTATGGCTGCAGGAAGGGGTGCCTTTTAAGGTTCTGCCTCTTGTTTCCTAACCAATAGCAATTTTGGGAGTCAGGACAGGAGAGGTTGAATCAAGAGCTGGACTTTAACCagggagaattgaatttgaatcTCCACCTGCCGTGAAGCTTTCTGGGTGACCCCGGCCTAGTCACACACTTCTCGCTTTCTCATCCCCACAGGCCataatgaggataaaatggggataaGCCCCATACATAGCATcacaagctccttggaggaagggtgggatataaatgtgagaaaGTAAATCATAAATTTGGGGGCAAAGATGATTTGATACCCCCACAGACCAATTTTCCCAGCTTTGGGGAATAAAAATACTCTTCCACTcttatttttttggaggggagggggtaGGCACAGGACAATTTCTGTCCTCTTCATAGAAGGGTGTGTGTTGTGGTGGTGTCCCGGGTCCCAGACCTACAATCCTTCCCGCTCCTTCACCCCTgaaataggtccttcaccccaaAGATGCCTGCCTCAGCTTTGGCCAGTTACCTACTGCACCACAAGCCTCAGCAATCCCACTTTCTCCCTGGAAGTGGCTAATGGGTTGGATGTGGTTTATACCTGTGGGTTTAAATGTAGTTATTAGCATTTAGAACCCTGTTTGGTAGCGTAGTAAAGACCAAGCACGCACATggtattttaagtaaataaacaaataaacaaacaaaaatttatTATAATCACAGTATAAAATTATAGATGTTATATTTGATATAGGCCTAAACGTAACCTGCCTACCTACCTAGCTAAACCCAACGCAAACTGCACACTATCTACCTCATAAACCTAGCCAAGCCTAACTAAGTCAATGGCCGCCATCACCCAACTGTCACTTCTTTCCCTTTTTAAACCTTTCACTCACTGACTGCCCCCTCCCTTGCCAACACTCCAGCCAATCACACCCAACATTCTATTAACTCTAACCTACCTGAACATAAGTGAACAGAAGCAAACATTGTGCTTTCGTCACAGTTGTCTTTGTCCAGCAACGTGCAGGAGACTAGGACAATTCTGACAGCATGGAAGGTTCTCACCTCTTGATATCCTAAGATGACAGATGTGATCTACATGAGCAAGCAACTCCAGAGTGTCAACCCAGCCCTCTTGCCAGGGATCTCTTGAGACATTCAGAAATTACTGGATTTCTCTATGGAACTATACACTCCACCTAGCACCTGCCATTTACATGACTTGAGTAAGAGACAGAGGAGACGGAGGTCTCCCTATGCTCTCCAGGAGTTGCTGATTCTCTTTCAGTCTTTCTTTGATTTGTCCCTTTTTGAACCTGTAAACAAACTGGGAGCTGAAGAAAGAGTTCAGAGATGGCTATCGCAGACTGGATAAAGAAATGACAATCTGGTGAATAGAGAGCTagtggaaaggaagaaaaaaaagaggcTAAGAAAGGAACGGGATGGATGGGAGATAAAAAAGAGTCATAGGCATTGTGGGAGGTGAACTAAAATCAGGCAAGGATGGGAAGTGGAAGCAAAAATTAGGTCTGTATCACTAGTCTTAAAGCTGAAGCAATGAGAAGAAATGGCCATAAGACGTCCTGTTGCTGTGAATTTGCCTGTCACTATctaatgttttttatttattgccAAGCCTGGTTGCTTCCATGATCAACTTTTGGTGTCAAGATTTGTGTTTCAGTCTCAGGGTGCTTTCTTACAGCACTCTAACTGTTTTAACAGTTGTGCtattttaatgggcttgtttacATATAATAATGGATGTTTTAATGGAGTTGGTctactatgtattttaattatgggttgcagtatttttataattggttttattctTCTCATCTTGCTGTTGGCTTTTGTTTGTGAGCCATCTTgttatttcttcttgaaatgaaagatggtatataattttttttaataatcatcatcatgGAGGCAGTGATGCTCATGCAAGTTTTTCAGTCTCACAACATTGTTCTCATCAAAAAGCCATTCCATATTGTGTTCCCAATTAATCCAGATTGGCCATTACCACAGTcaatctgataattaaaaacaaaaaacaaaaaaaacccatggaaacaataaatccagattaaatggggggagggaatatgGGACAGTATTTTGATGAGTTCAATGACATGTGGGCACAGTGAAAAGCTTGCATGCAAGCAGCAGCGAGTGacagtgcagggccccttcatgatagtcacagccaccaccacccctttttttgctgtggggttcagaatgagatccttgttaatgccttctcccacaacaacagaccattagagccaataagtatgaaagggggagagtgttagctactgaagagtcttctctgtggctgactcacctcttcactctgattgcttccagtcagcaggaaaggacaaggaagcatgttagaagactcttctcagtggctaacccccTCACCCTTCAGCTCATgggttgctggagacatagggaccctgctcccgaaaagtaaagggtctaagacacacacccccgagAGCctagaccactacacccctggctccaagtccacaataaactgTTGTGTGGAAAGCTAGCTTTTTCTATGTAAACTGTTCAACTTTCTCTACTCCTAAAATACCAAATATTCTCAGGTGGTTTGCTTGTGCAGTATTTTGAGTTCTCCTTTCAGGTGAGGAACAAAGAAATGTCTATGATCCTTACCTTATTCAAAATTCTAAGATTTCAATTTTGCTGAATTTTGAaatgttacattttattttagcTCTAGTGGgctttccctctctctcacacacacacgtcctTCTGCTCCCAGTAACCTGTAACCAAAATTAATCTGGAAAACCAAACATGTACTCAAAAGTGCCATTGACATATCCACTCTCTGATCTTAGAATTGGCTCCCCAAATATGTTTCCCACAGGAAACATAGATAGTCCTGTTCCCATTTGAAAGCCGCCATTTAGATGGCTGAACCAGGGAGCAGATAGGGAGAGTCACTCTTGCCCAGCATTGGGACTGTCACCATTTGTCCCCAACCAACACAAGAGATTAAAAGGGTGTTTCTGTTGCCCCTTAGTGGAAGATAGACGATTTGCAGAATACAATGAAGTTGTTCTTTATATCTTCTTTGTTTGCGAGTCAGTATTGATGACCTCAGCTGCTCTTGTGTGAGTAAATGGCTCCGCCAAGCCCCTCTCTTTTCCATGGAATCCAAGAGTCCAAACTTTTAGGTTTTCTGATCCACATTTGCCTTCCTTCCCAAAGAAGCCACCAGGACCAAACCCTATAATGATTCACAAGATCTTGTTCCCTTCTTAAAGAACCCAGGAGTTCTTGCTGGCAGCTGTTCCAATTCACTTGACCCacatctctgttctccatccatctCAGGGAGAGTGTCCAtgcataggaacacagaaagctgccttatactgagtcagacctttaaTTCAcctggctcaatattgtctacactgactggaagcagctgtccaggatttcagacaggggcctctcccagctcaacctggaggtgctggggattaatcctgggaccttctgcatgcagtacaggtgctctaccacagagctatggccatTCAGCAATGCAAGCATAAAACGTGTTGTAGAATTCAGATTTCAGAAAATATCAGCTACATTTTTTTCTACAAGCATCATCGTTACAGAGAAAACATAGGACGGTTTCCATATCTGTAATCTGCCCATTTCTGTCACTTGTCCTTTCTTGCCACTAAATTTCCAAAAATATTGAAAACTTGAATTATGGACACAGGATATTTTGATCCAAGTTGAGTTGATATATGCTTAATTTATGCTTCCTGgttacaaaattattattatttggtgtGTGCAGGCCCACACATATATTGAGTTTTCTAAAAAGTAGAAAGGAGACCCGAGTTTAAATTCATACCCATCCCCCTCCCAAGTTCAAAACGTTTGAGAAACATTGTCTCAGGTCATTGGAGCCACTCCACATGCAGCAGTGTGAAACTGGAAACTGGAAACTGATGATGTTGCAGAAAGAGCcagcggtggctggtggttcCCTGAAACAGCTCTttaaaagtttggactgaaaccaacagcagattcctctgccccactgacattgagccaccaaccaccactggacAGAGCAGAGAAAGGACAAGTCTTGAAACTTTAGCTCTGATCTGTTATTTGCATTGCAGGGAATTCTTATCTggagaagctttaaaaaaatttttttgtcaTCCCCtatttgcagtctgaagtggtatgatCTGCTCTACCATCTCAGCACTCtatcacctcattctgctgctaTGTGTAAACCAGGCTCCATTCTAGTTCCAGAGGTTTCTCCACCTCTTCCCCTACTAACCACACTTTCCCCACTTCCAGGTACTGGGTGTTCTTCAAGCACAAGAAAGAAATGTTGCAAAAAGCGCTGGCCCGTTAGGTGCCTTAGAGGCCAGAGGACCTTTCCAGAACACCCCTGTCCTCCATCACAACCACGCACGGCTGCTGGCTAGACCAAATAAAATATTTACACTTATACATGGAATAACAGAGAATCTTTGCTTCCTCTTTAGAACAGGGAAGAGAGAGTTTAGAGTCCCTCTAGTCACAGATTAGGCGGAAGTGGGGGGAGGGCAGGCTGGCTCCCTTGGGACACATTGGAGGAACGGGGAGGACTCTGTTAAAGCCAGATCTTTGCAGatcaaaaaaagaaacaaaatggagTGAGGGAGAAAAGCATCagggtgtctgtgtctgtgtataTTTATTATGGAAAATTTGAGGGTGGGAAGAAGGTTAGAGGGAAAATTGTGTAGGCCAGAAGAAACACTAATTTGGGGGTGCAAAAGCTATTCTGGACTTTGTTCTGATGAAGCTATGCAGACTGAATCTCAGATGTCACAATTTTCCTTAGGGGATCTCAGCTAAATGTATTCCAAGAGTCGGTTTTTCCAGTACCTAAGAATCCTGGGGAAAATAGAAAGTTAGTGCCCCCCAACCCTTTTAACTCCCCCTCCCAAGTTTCTTTCTGGGGGAGGAAGTGTATTGCAGCTGACTCTGAACTAGAGGTGGCTGCTTCTGATACTCACACGGCTATGATCACCACAAAGAGCAGTCCACCCATACACAGGACAATGGCGACTCCATTTTGGGCAATGTTAAGGTCCTTTAGGGATTTTCCAAAGCGAAGGGACAAGCGCTCCTGGGCATCAACTGTATGCAGAGATCCCAGATTTGGTGTCTGAGAGAGGTTTCCATCAGTGAAATCCAGTCTGTTCTGTTGCTCACCTGGATTTCTCTTTCCCCTCATTCACCCATTCATTGATTCTCGAAAGAGAATGCAGATCTCCGTAAAAGCATATAGTTCAGGCTAAGCCCCAGTACAGAAAAAAAGGGTTTGGGGCCAGTTTTCAAGAGCTAATTTAACCATTCAAATCTTCCTTCTGCCATTAATTTGCTAGGCAGTCTTAGGTAAGCCATTGTCCCTAGGCCTCTCACGCCCCCAGTTGCAAGGGATAGTAACAGTGTCCTACCTTATAAGACTATGGTAACACTTGCTGAGATAATATATTGTGGCGTGTTTataaatcaggaatggggaacctttggccctccagctgacattggactccaactcccatcagccccagccagcatggctattgggtcatggatgctgggagttgtagtccagaggcGTCCAGATATTATCATTATTGTGAGTCAAATTCAAATTAAGCCCTTGTCCTTCAGGTCTGATATTTCTTCAGTCAGACCCATAAAACTCCCTCTTTAACTTTGTGTAGAAAAATGTGGGTGTGTGCAACAGTTGTTTCCTGATAAATTTTGTGAACTGGTCTTGACACATATGAGTAAGTGCTGCCCTCTACTGGACATGGCATCACACAGAGAAAGAGCCTTTCAGTGAATTCTCCTGAAGGTATCTGTATCTGAATTGGTGCTTCCTTGTGTCAGGATGCAGGCCTAGAGTTGGGATCTGTGTGTCCACCAGTCAGCTCCGGCCAAAGAAGGCAACCACAGTGAAACCAGACATCAATGCAGCTTCTTAGAAGCAATAGGCCACTGCAGGTCAGGTGGTACTTCCTAACACCTATAAAAATTTCCATATCAGTCCGGCTGAATTGAATTGGACTGAAGTACTCTACTCCTGTTCCATGTGGTGGCCTAACTTTATCTATGTCTCACTTTCATGGATGGAGATCATGGCAGGAAGCGGGTTTGATGCATCACACTTCCTTTCCCCCTaaatctccccctctctctgccacACAGAACACCCCCTCACTGCACACACCGCACACCCCCAACAAattattcccagctctacctaccAAAACACTGACTTAGCGTCAAGCAAACAGCATGGATCTCTTGGCATCCTTTGCAATTAAGCACTTTATATTTGAGCCAGACTGCAACAGTGGGAGGGCGGGGGaagcagggagagaaagagaaagggtgAGAAGCAGCAACCAGAGAGCAATACCGATTGCATAAAACACCTACAGAACCCGTGGCTGAGCAAGGATTTTAAGACTGAGCACATCCAACCCCCAACACTCTTTTCCCCTGAGATTTACATCATTCCTAAATCAGGGACCAGGATCTTTGGCTGtcaacacactagtcaccagatcaaagcgtttccattagccacacctggaggggcaacggattgatctgccgatcagttgcaaaatctctttgaagttgattttaaaaaaaccaaaacccgcactggagctgctcccaccaggttttacagtaaaaagtggcAGAGTTTGGCTAGCGTAGTttgcccattttcagaagagagaggtggagatgcagaaCAGTGTCTCTCTACCCTTAGTATGTCTTAGGCTGAAGGCTACGACATGCAGGACTGGGCCACCCTAAATCCCGTGTTGCCCCACATGAGCATCTTCTTCTTCCCTTTGTTCTGTCACAGCACTGATTATGTTACTGTTTGATCAAATTAAAACATGTACAAAAGTTAACACAAAGCTAGCCATGCAGCAGGTCAGTTTGACAGATGAAGATGAACTTTGTATGATTTGTTTTAGGTTTTAGGTGACTGCCTATGGCAGGGGCTTCCTCCTGAGCCAAATGCCCCCCAAGCCTGGCACCTAAGGCAGTCTCCTAGATTGCCTCCCCCTCAATCCAGCCCTGACAATATAATCATGGCTTCCATAAATGTCTGTGTCCAAgctatacagcaggggtggggactcTCAGGCCTGGGggaccaaatgtggtcctccaggcctctctatctggccctgggAAATCTCCACAGGCTACACCCCCACACAGGCCTTGCTCCATACCCTCCTCCAGCAtcttgctccctcccccccccccccggctggaaTGCATCTTTGAATAAGACTCAATAATgcgtcttgcttgtctggatagagacATGTACATCAAGAAACCTCTGACTGTTCTGTGGCTGGGATGTGGCCAACTGTACCaaggtaagagtcacacccattgccctacccaccactggcatgtggcccttggaagacgGCCCATtagagaatgcggcccttggtatgaaaaaggctccccaaccCTGGTGTATTGATTGCGCCTGAAGcaaccctcccttccttctccccatccTTTTGTCACTCTCCTGTGGGTTGCTGctgctctttctcctcctcctgaggCACAATGTGTGGCTAACAGAGGAGCAGAGCTGGAGACAGTAAAGATGACAAGTCTCATCTGTCCCCCTGATCCATCTGCATGCAAGAGACTCTCTGAATCCCTCTCTCTTCCATTCGTTGCCTTGAACTCCTGGGAGCCACCCTTGAGCTGTGCCCAGGCCACATCTGTTGTGTTCTCTCACCACAGAACCACAATGGCTTTCATTTGCCAGATTCCTCTCCTCTAATACGCAGTGATGCAACTAGAGGAACTTACCACAGGCCACCTTGTCACAAGCTGTGAGGGGAAAAAAGATGAGTCCAAAAATGAGTGTGCATGCCCCAAATACTGTATTATCCCcagatttttttcctttccttccacATCCTAAGTGGTTCCACAAGATTCCCCCCTTCTATTCCAGGACAGAAATATTCCAGACAATGTAACTGTATACTGATACAGTCAGTATAACTGGATGATACAGCCTTTCCTGGACTGTACCACCTCAGGCTGTGGAGGACAGGTCAGATGGTCCCCCAGGAAAAACTTTCCCTGCATGTGAGAGAGAAAGGTTCAACCTAgcattctccctgacatgctgatAGATACATACATCAGGGAGTTTTCCCCAGCAAGAACATTCAAATTTACAATACAGGTGGGTGGGAGGAGACTCATTACCTTTTATTTGGTGTTCCTTTAATGCCTGCTTGAGCTTCATGGTCGTTTTCTTTCGGAATCCAACCAATTCTTCCAGCAGAGCCTGGTCTTAAGGGTAGATCAAGATACATTGGAGGTGGCGGCAGGGGGGAACATTGGGTGCCCCCTACAAGATCCTTCATTAAATGACCAATAAGGCTTTTCTGGCAAAGGGCACACTGGGCAAAGGGCAAGTGAGCCCTAGGAGTTGCAGTCCCAGTAAAAGGGCTCTCTAGTGAGGGAATGAGGAGTCCTGATCCTCACCTTTCAGGCGGGTTTGAAGCAGACTTTCTGTGCTGAACCTCACCTCATGGATCAGGGCATCAACTTTACTCTTAACTGGGAAAAGGGAATGAAAGATAGTAGAAGCCTGAATCTGCAGACAGCAACATCTACAGGGAGACGGAGGAGAGAAATCCCAAGAATATCTGACGATTGCTAAGAGTCTGGAAGGCCAGGCAGAGAGGTGCTGTACACCTTTCCAGATTAAAAActggtttatttatatgccacctttccacagcaaaATGTGTCCAAGGCATCTtataacaaacattcaaaatatcaaaatacaaagaattggggtgggggagagaagcctGAGTTTGAAAACATATAGTGTTATCCTGTAGGTTAAAGCTGACCCAGTCCTTAAGCCCAAAATCCAGCTCTGGTGCTCTCAGTTCTGCTGCTCCCTCTCAttacttttttccccctttgatgTCCGTGGGGATGGGGCAGAGGGAGGCGGCAGTTAGGCCAGGGAGAGTTCCGGGTTGGCGTCAGACCTGCAGGAACTCCCCCAAGCTCACAGCCCACCCAGTGAGGCCAGGGAAGCATTTGCCAACAAAGAACACCCTGACCTCgccactaccttcctgtgccccCTCAGCAGCATGAGGGCCCCACTGTTGCTCCACCGCCTCCTGTCTCTCCATGTACCTCTGCTGGGTTCAGGAGAGGGGGAGCGCTCAACCCCTGCCAGAAGACAAAGAGGCATTTAAAAGCAACCCTTTAAAAAAGTTCCGTGTGGTGACGAGGGAGGGAAGATGTTCCTCGTTAACAGTGATGGTGTGGACAGCAGCCAAACCTGCAGACCTCACACTCCTGCATTTCACACTGCAATCCAGAAACTGCAATAGATGGGCTAGCAGCAGAGACAGACAAAAATGTcatattttggtttctctcaattttttatatttccaatcttaagttcagttcactacATATCTGCatccattcatttttttaaaaaagtctgcatCATTTGATTGCATGATTCTAATATAAACaaatttgcaagcaattccccctaatatagtacatttttgtatgttatttttgctaatctgtgcatttttatgcagctCCCCCTCATGCACATATGCTGGGGTTTCATTGCCAAAtctagagaagtgtgaattctgaaggatagctgagttttggttcgtgtattgttttggaaagggcaaatttgggAGAGGTCCTCATTAAATGCAAACGGAACTGAATTGTTCTCCCATTCCTAATAGCCAGGGAAAGAAACTACATTTTCTCTGCAGCAAATGATGTTAGCGGACAAACAGAGGCTTGGATCATACATGCTATTCAAGTAAAAGCCATGTAGTCATCACCCCATCAaacgatcagcatgaaaggcctAGAGCATGGTGGTGGCACAGCCTGTGCAAAGCGGATCTAGAGCTGTACCTGCCAAGCCAGAAAACTGGCTGTTGGCGTAGTGTAGGAAAAAATTTCCCTCGAGACCTTCAAGAAGCTCTTCAGCGCGTTTCTT belongs to Rhineura floridana isolate rRhiFlo1 chromosome 11, rRhiFlo1.hap2, whole genome shotgun sequence and includes:
- the IZUMO2 gene encoding izumo sperm-egg fusion protein 2, translating into MLPSGSPLLLLLLVWLPMSLQGCLQCDPKFKENLAKLRTEVVPRQIHDSRLKKRAEELLEGLEGNFFLHYANSQFSGLAVKSKVDALIHEVRFSTESLLQTRLKDQALLEELVGFRKKTTMKLKQALKEHQIKACDKVACVWLKYKVLNCKGCQEIHAVCLTLSQCFVDAQERLSLRFGKSLKDLNIAQNGVAIVLCMGGLLFVVIIAVILRYWKNRLLEYI
- the IZUMO3 gene encoding izumo sperm-egg fusion protein 3; amino-acid sequence: MAMVPQFLLVFPLWLFSLQTVAGCLQCDRRFLDSVATLLTETLPADLPDRDTLIERHIQALADLHGTFLQKTYERVLDVRGVMSIKSHVISQLRGIKSNNTWKGVFMWQLSMYQLRVSLRSHMQQTLEKFADLGTNPEGKAVIEGPVLDCWTCLRIVTQCFDGEVCGVEDRRFAEYNEVVLYIFFVCESVLMTSAALVYWVFFKHKKEMLQKALAR